A stretch of uncultured Acidilobus sp. JCHS DNA encodes these proteins:
- a CDS encoding DsrE/DsrF-like family: MAKMLFVVMDDPSNLESSIRAAHAFHYAVSLSKAGHEVKVYLDGLGVKIPVSDSPYRSLRPAFEEVLKNNLLLGACGYCASPPHLNLRDRLRGLRLIGDEGHHYAFEDLIQQGYQVIIA; encoded by the coding sequence GTGGCGAAGATGCTCTTCGTTGTAATGGACGACCCCTCGAACCTTGAGAGCTCCATAAGGGCCGCGCACGCCTTCCACTATGCCGTGAGCCTGAGCAAGGCCGGCCATGAGGTTAAGGTTTACCTCGACGGCCTCGGCGTTAAGATACCGGTCTCGGACTCCCCCTACAGGAGCCTAAGGCCCGCCTTCGAGGAGGTGCTTAAGAACAACCTTCTGCTGGGGGCGTGCGGGTACTGCGCCTCGCCGCCTCACCTTAACCTGAGGGACAGGCTGCGCGGCCTCAGGCTTATCGGTGATGAGGGCCACCACTATGCCTTTGAGGACCTGATCCAGCAGGGCTACCAAGTTATCATTGCGTGA
- a CDS encoding putative ATPase (AAA+ superfamily) translates to MLFDPAPKSSRRDFFDREAEIERVKSLSSPITLVLGLRRTGKSSVIMISLNELGLPYIYVDLRKFEEKGFASYRDLVVELEREVNRLTGRFPGLLELLRRVEGVEVMGSGVRLRWGGRRRVTISSLLEALNDWAEDRVVFVIDEAQELINMRGANLLPALAYSFDNLRRVRIVLSGSKMGLLYRYLGVEDPRSPLYGRAMNEVELRPFSREMAEQFLRLGLSELGIEFREYDMVYDTIGGIPGWLTYFGYYYGQDRDLGRALERTLRTALGLIREEFESFLRTRYMARERYLAIMRAVSRCATWSEVRRALEASEGARVSDSELSNYLTQLMDSSWIVKTERGYCPSEPLIGRASGAEGPSHVEKNRF, encoded by the coding sequence TTGCTATTTGACCCCGCTCCTAAGTCTTCTAGGAGGGACTTCTTCGACAGGGAGGCGGAGATAGAGAGGGTCAAGTCGCTCTCGTCCCCCATAACACTTGTGCTGGGCCTCAGGAGGACCGGCAAGTCCTCAGTCATCATGATATCCCTTAACGAGCTCGGCCTGCCTTACATATACGTGGACCTCAGGAAGTTCGAGGAGAAGGGCTTCGCCTCCTACAGGGACCTCGTGGTCGAGCTCGAGAGGGAGGTCAACAGGCTCACCGGCAGGTTCCCCGGCCTCCTGGAGCTCCTCAGGAGGGTCGAGGGGGTTGAGGTCATGGGGAGCGGCGTGAGGCTCAGGTGGGGAGGGCGGAGGAGGGTCACCATATCGTCGCTGCTCGAGGCCCTCAACGACTGGGCGGAGGACAGGGTGGTATTTGTAATTGACGAGGCCCAGGAGCTCATAAACATGAGGGGGGCCAACCTGCTGCCTGCCCTCGCCTACTCCTTCGACAACCTCAGGAGGGTCAGGATCGTGCTCAGCGGCTCAAAGATGGGCCTCCTCTACAGGTACCTCGGCGTCGAGGACCCCAGGTCGCCCCTCTACGGGAGGGCCATGAACGAGGTGGAGCTCAGGCCGTTCAGCAGGGAGATGGCCGAGCAGTTCCTCAGGCTGGGCCTCAGCGAGCTCGGGATAGAGTTCAGGGAGTACGACATGGTCTACGACACGATTGGCGGCATACCCGGCTGGCTCACCTACTTCGGCTACTACTACGGCCAGGACAGGGACCTCGGCAGGGCCCTTGAGAGGACGCTGAGGACGGCCCTTGGCCTCATAAGGGAGGAGTTCGAGAGCTTCCTGAGGACAAGGTACATGGCGAGGGAAAGATATCTCGCAATAATGAGGGCCGTGTCCAGGTGCGCCACGTGGTCAGAGGTCAGGAGGGCCCTCGAGGCCAGCGAGGGGGCCAGGGTCAGCGACTCCGAGCTGAGCAACTACCTCACCCAGCTCATGGACTCCTCGTGGATAGTGAAGACGGAGAGGGGCTACTGCCCCTCTGAGCCCCTCATAGGGAGGGCTTCGGGGGCTGAGGGGCCTTCCCATGTAGAGAAAAACCGCTTTTAG
- a CDS encoding SpoVT / AbrB like domain yields MVKALSVAPRKLQRLGLSSLVVTLPRRWVEAHGLKPGDLVYVIDEGDRLRIVPAQPSEARKSYRFDAYKLAMPQLASAALTCLYVNNLNDVVMDLKGMGEEGLKQLKQTSMRLLGLEVTQLDSERASVRIVLDDSRADPKMAIKGLGSAVGNIAELLRRASSGEALGSDEVEVATAELLKYQHLIMRHVVSSVSEGVIDTRVQGTMVGTAVLGVVGNVLLEALRLAQRWSLRSSRVAEVAGQLRDLIPMVSAMVAQPSVKRLHEASLTALSLSAWLEDLLGSSQDPKEAAVLSKVDDAVRDLMIVFSAILCSAVLSEDYLHAEGA; encoded by the coding sequence ATGGTGAAGGCCTTGAGCGTCGCGCCCAGGAAGCTCCAGCGCCTAGGCCTCTCCTCCCTTGTCGTGACCCTGCCCAGGAGGTGGGTCGAGGCCCACGGCCTCAAGCCGGGCGACCTAGTTTACGTCATAGACGAGGGCGACAGGCTCAGGATAGTCCCGGCCCAGCCCTCCGAGGCCAGGAAGAGCTACCGCTTCGACGCCTACAAGCTAGCCATGCCCCAGCTCGCCTCCGCGGCCCTCACCTGCCTCTACGTGAACAACCTGAACGACGTCGTCATGGACCTGAAGGGGATGGGGGAGGAGGGCCTGAAGCAGCTAAAGCAGACCTCCATGAGGCTCCTCGGCCTTGAGGTGACGCAGCTGGACAGCGAGAGGGCCTCGGTCAGGATAGTACTTGACGACAGCAGGGCGGACCCGAAGATGGCGATAAAGGGCCTTGGCTCCGCCGTTGGCAACATAGCTGAGCTTCTCAGGAGGGCCTCCTCAGGGGAGGCGCTTGGCAGCGACGAGGTTGAGGTCGCCACTGCCGAGCTGCTGAAGTACCAGCACCTGATAATGAGGCACGTGGTCAGCTCGGTGAGCGAGGGGGTCATAGACACCAGGGTCCAGGGCACCATGGTGGGCACGGCCGTGCTCGGGGTCGTGGGGAACGTGCTCCTCGAGGCGCTAAGGCTTGCCCAGAGGTGGTCCCTCAGGTCGAGCAGGGTGGCAGAGGTGGCGGGCCAGCTGAGGGACCTGATACCAATGGTGAGCGCTATGGTGGCGCAGCCGAGCGTGAAGAGGCTCCACGAGGCCTCCCTCACGGCCCTCTCGCTCTCCGCCTGGCTAGAGGACCTGCTGGGCTCAAGCCAGGACCCGAAGGAGGCGGCTGTGCTGTCAAAGGTCGACGACGCCGTGAGGGACCTGATGATAGTCTTCTCCGCAATACTGTGCTCGGCGGTGCTCAGCGAGGACTACCTTCACGCAGAGGGCGCTTAG
- a CDS encoding putative conserved protein related to pyruvate formate-lyase activating enzyme, with the protein MTILGDEVKGFTTGPLPMGCSLCFAGLKAVIFITGVCDEDCYYCPIDMSRWGRPVIYVNEERATDLDSVIAEVQRQGARGASITGGDPLADLPLVLRLVRALKYVMGDGFHVHLYTPGRHATPDALVALWRAGLDEIRFHPVKREYYRAIELAARLTGMRVGAEIPIAPGLEGWAMEVIKAVEEAGGSFVNMNEMEFSDSNFQRLRLRGLRPSRSRYPAVEGALEAALRVMRWAAENSRVTVHYCPASYKGLIQVRNRFRVTARRDLRWFEAPTRDGLVVRGEVLRDGEVIGYFNPREPPRPEEGLEYRVLVSYPTSSREPVICESASQDPREAVRDCLGERA; encoded by the coding sequence TTGACGATACTGGGCGACGAGGTCAAGGGCTTCACCACTGGCCCCCTGCCGATGGGGTGCAGCCTCTGCTTCGCCGGCCTCAAGGCCGTCATCTTCATAACTGGGGTCTGCGACGAGGACTGCTACTACTGCCCCATAGACATGAGCAGGTGGGGCAGGCCAGTCATATACGTGAACGAGGAGAGGGCCACTGACCTAGACTCGGTGATAGCTGAGGTCCAGAGGCAGGGCGCGAGGGGGGCCAGCATAACCGGAGGGGACCCGCTCGCCGACCTGCCCCTGGTCCTGAGGCTCGTCAGGGCGCTCAAGTACGTCATGGGGGATGGCTTTCACGTACACCTCTACACGCCGGGGAGGCACGCGACCCCTGACGCCCTAGTGGCCCTCTGGAGAGCCGGGCTTGACGAGATAAGGTTCCACCCTGTCAAGAGGGAGTACTACAGGGCAATTGAGCTGGCCGCCAGGCTAACAGGCATGAGGGTTGGGGCCGAGATACCCATAGCGCCAGGGCTTGAGGGCTGGGCCATGGAGGTCATAAAGGCGGTCGAGGAGGCAGGGGGCTCCTTCGTCAACATGAACGAGATGGAGTTCTCAGACTCCAACTTCCAGAGGCTTAGGCTGAGGGGCCTCAGGCCCTCAAGATCAAGGTACCCAGCGGTGGAGGGCGCCCTTGAGGCGGCCCTGAGGGTAATGAGGTGGGCTGCTGAGAACTCAAGGGTCACGGTCCACTACTGCCCCGCCTCATACAAGGGCCTCATACAGGTCAGGAACAGGTTCAGGGTCACGGCAAGGAGGGACCTGAGGTGGTTCGAGGCCCCGACCCGCGACGGCCTGGTGGTGAGGGGGGAGGTGCTGAGGGACGGCGAGGTAATAGGCTACTTCAACCCAAGGGAGCCGCCGAGGCCTGAGGAGGGCCTTGAGTACAGGGTGCTCGTAAGCTACCCAACGAGCTCCAGGGAGCCGGTCATATGCGAGAGCGCCTCCCAGGACCCCAGGGAGGCCGTCAGGGACTGCCTAGGTGAACGGGCTTGA
- a CDS encoding Methylase involved in ubiquinone/menaquinone biosynthesis, giving the protein MVELGRASDRELVERYEAGCEAYDELYLSEQLEKYEAALRLLRPRGRVVDVGCGTGLLMEYMAREGLLEVVDLYVCVDVSGCMLERARQRALALCRGKCAVIQGDAYSLPFVDKAFDVGYSFSVVNLLERPEEALRELERVSGSALATAIVKLGEPPQLPPGWARAGVAGKDAVYIMT; this is encoded by the coding sequence GTGGTTGAGCTGGGCAGGGCGTCAGACAGGGAGCTGGTTGAGAGGTACGAGGCGGGCTGCGAGGCCTATGACGAGCTCTACCTCTCAGAGCAGCTCGAGAAGTACGAGGCGGCCCTGAGGCTGCTGAGGCCCCGCGGCAGAGTCGTTGACGTGGGCTGCGGGACGGGGCTCCTGATGGAGTACATGGCGAGGGAGGGGCTGCTTGAGGTTGTCGACCTCTACGTCTGCGTTGACGTAAGCGGCTGCATGCTAGAGAGGGCTAGGCAGAGGGCCCTGGCCCTTTGTAGGGGGAAATGCGCTGTCATACAGGGAGACGCCTACAGCCTGCCGTTCGTGGACAAGGCCTTCGACGTGGGCTACTCCTTCTCTGTCGTAAACCTGCTCGAGAGGCCTGAGGAGGCCCTGAGGGAGCTGGAGAGGGTCTCAGGGTCTGCCCTGGCTACTGCCATAGTTAAGCTGGGAGAGCCCCCTCAGCTCCCGCCCGGCTGGGCCAGGGCCGGGGTCGCTGGCAAGGACGCAGTTTACATCATGACCTGA
- a CDS encoding putative sugar kinase: MLAGREGEPQELAAEIAKAYGATVIVKAPKPPGDVICSPDGRCRYNLTGHPAMAVGGTGDVLTGITAGFLARRVALSKTLDPLHIAAAAAWVSGRAGELAVSERGENVTTLDVLNRVQDAIREAYSMAAGGG; this comes from the coding sequence ATGCTCGCAGGCAGGGAGGGGGAGCCGCAGGAGCTGGCGGCCGAGATAGCTAAGGCCTACGGCGCCACGGTGATAGTTAAGGCCCCAAAGCCCCCGGGCGACGTAATATGCTCCCCTGACGGAAGGTGCAGGTACAACCTGACGGGCCACCCAGCGATGGCCGTCGGGGGCACAGGGGACGTGCTCACGGGCATAACCGCCGGCTTCCTCGCCAGGAGGGTCGCCCTCTCCAAGACCCTTGACCCGCTCCACATAGCTGCGGCCGCTGCCTGGGTCTCCGGCAGGGCGGGGGAGCTGGCGGTGAGCGAGAGGGGCGAGAACGTCACGACCCTTGACGTCCTTAACAGGGTGCAGGACGCGATAAGGGAGGCCTACTCAATGGCCGCGGGCGGTGGTTGA
- a CDS encoding yjeF N-terminal region — MTAPPRAVLGLARECPGFVEAAEVWSVEDTRAYEVNTVWLGVPLLLLMENAGRAVADAVECYLGDVRGKKVVVYAGKGGNGGDAIVSARHLAARGADVTVYLLYDPKLVEHRDAQVNLQALLKMRSVKVVHLEDPREYRPEEADALIDGILGIGVRGRLREPIASALAAFNASRGLRVAIDVPTGLDPDTGQAVEGTARADVTVTMHTLKPGLMKEEAKPYVGEVLVADVGMPRDAVTFARPRRRGCQGAQEAEGRLQGRQREGAGRGGLLPLLRGPLLRCLXXXXXXXGIIPFPLKGEIVEPGHLDCWPRRLSTSTR; from the coding sequence TTGACAGCTCCCCCCAGGGCGGTGCTGGGCTTGGCCAGGGAGTGCCCGGGGTTCGTCGAGGCGGCCGAGGTATGGTCGGTTGAGGACACCAGGGCCTACGAGGTAAACACAGTGTGGCTGGGCGTCCCGCTCCTGCTGCTCATGGAGAACGCCGGGAGGGCAGTGGCTGACGCCGTTGAGTGCTACCTTGGCGACGTGAGGGGGAAGAAGGTAGTGGTCTACGCGGGCAAGGGCGGCAACGGGGGCGACGCGATAGTCTCGGCCAGGCACCTGGCCGCCAGGGGGGCTGACGTAACCGTCTACCTGCTCTACGACCCTAAGCTCGTCGAGCACAGGGACGCTCAGGTCAACCTACAGGCCCTGCTTAAGATGAGGAGCGTGAAGGTCGTTCACCTTGAGGACCCGAGGGAGTACAGGCCTGAGGAGGCGGACGCCCTAATTGACGGAATCCTGGGCATAGGCGTCAGGGGGAGGCTGAGGGAGCCCATAGCCAGCGCCCTGGCGGCATTCAACGCCTCGAGGGGGCTCAGGGTGGCCATAGACGTGCCCACGGGCCTAGACCCCGACACGGGCCAGGCCGTCGAGGGGACTGCAAGGGCCGACGTGACCGTGACCATGCACACGCTAAAGCCCGGCCTCATGAAGGAGGAGGCAAAGCCGTACGTGGGCGAGGTCCTGGTGGCCGATGTGGGCATGCCGAGGGACGCGGTCACCTTCGCCCGGCCCAGGCGACGTGGCTGCCAGGGTGCCCAGGAGGCCGAGGGACGCCTACAAGGGCGGCAACGGGAAGGTGCTGGTCGTGGGGGGCTCCTACCACTACTTCGGGGCCCCCTTCTACGCTGCCTCANNNNNNNNNNNNNNNNNNNNGGCATAATCCCGTTCCCGCTGAAGGGCGAGATAGTTGAGCCGGGCCACCTCGACTGCTGGCCGAGGAGGCTAAGCACGTCGACGCGGTAG